A part of Bacillota bacterium genomic DNA contains:
- the lpdA gene encoding dihydrolipoyl dehydrogenase gives MRQTKLLIVGGGPAGYVAALRAAQLGAKPLLVEVAELGGTCLNRGCVPTKSLIESSGLYRAIAGATATQHGITVTGASVDLGVMVRRKEEVTRTLRDALGVLLPSRGIEIIPGRARFVGPREVAVQSGGAATTAGGGGHEERVSFEQAVICTGSSAWQPPIPGLELPGVIGSDEALVPTDVPPTLAVIGGGAVGCEFATIYASLGSKVTIIEMLPGLIPTEDAEMGQALQYYMEARGVRVITGARVELVERLDPASDVEAGGGAALRIRLATPSGPQTVDVARVLAAIGRRPNTAGLNLEAAGLAAGRRGEIPVDATMRTSVPGIFAAGDVTGGILLAHVAFEQGIVAVENALGRRSRFSQGIIPRCIYTDPEVSAVGMTEAAAREEGYEVAVGRFPFSNSGRALAMAKSEGLVKVVAESGSGQLLGVHIIGPHASELIAEAALALHHGSTIDDFAQVIHPHPTLTESVKEAVLDCRGEAIHK, from the coding sequence ATGAGACAGACCAAGCTTCTGATCGTCGGCGGCGGGCCGGCCGGTTATGTGGCCGCCCTGCGCGCCGCCCAACTGGGAGCCAAACCGCTCCTGGTCGAGGTGGCCGAGCTCGGCGGGACCTGCCTGAACCGCGGCTGCGTCCCGACCAAGAGCCTGATTGAAAGCTCCGGGCTGTACCGGGCGATCGCCGGGGCCACCGCCACCCAGCATGGGATCACGGTGACCGGCGCCTCGGTCGACCTCGGCGTGATGGTCCGGCGCAAGGAAGAAGTCACCCGGACCCTCCGCGACGCCCTCGGCGTGCTCCTCCCGAGCCGTGGCATCGAGATAATCCCCGGGCGGGCACGCTTCGTCGGGCCCCGTGAGGTCGCCGTCCAGTCGGGCGGCGCGGCCACCACGGCGGGAGGCGGCGGTCACGAGGAGCGGGTCTCCTTCGAGCAGGCCGTCATCTGCACCGGCTCATCGGCCTGGCAGCCACCCATCCCCGGCCTGGAACTGCCCGGGGTCATCGGCAGCGATGAGGCTCTCGTCCCGACCGACGTCCCGCCCACCCTGGCGGTGATCGGCGGCGGGGCGGTCGGCTGTGAGTTCGCCACCATCTACGCCTCCCTCGGCAGCAAGGTCACGATCATCGAGATGTTGCCCGGTCTCATCCCGACGGAAGACGCCGAGATGGGCCAGGCCCTGCAGTACTACATGGAAGCCCGGGGCGTCAGGGTCATCACCGGCGCCCGGGTGGAACTGGTCGAACGGCTTGACCCGGCCTCCGATGTCGAGGCCGGCGGCGGCGCCGCCCTGCGGATCCGCCTGGCCACGCCGAGCGGCCCGCAGACCGTCGACGTGGCCCGCGTCCTGGCGGCCATCGGACGGCGTCCGAACACGGCCGGCCTGAACCTCGAGGCCGCCGGCCTGGCGGCCGGTCGCCGGGGCGAGATCCCCGTCGATGCGACCATGCGGACGAGCGTCCCCGGCATCTTCGCCGCCGGCGACGTCACCGGCGGGATCCTCCTCGCCCACGTCGCTTTCGAGCAAGGGATCGTCGCCGTCGAGAACGCCCTCGGCCGCCGGTCCCGCTTCAGCCAAGGAATCATCCCCCGCTGCATCTACACCGACCCGGAGGTCTCGGCCGTCGGAATGACCGAAGCGGCCGCCCGGGAAGAGGGCTACGAGGTCGCCGTCGGTCGGTTTCCCTTCAGCAACAGCGGCCGGGCTCTGGCCATGGCCAAGTCCGAAGGTCTGGTCAAGGTCGTCGCCGAGTCCGGCTCCGGTCAACTCCTCGGGGTCCACATCATCGGGCCGCACGCCTCGGAGTTGATCGCCGAAGCCGCCCTGGCCCTCCACCACGGAAGCACCATCGATGACTTTGCTCAGGTCATCCACCCGCACCCGACCCTGACTGAGTCGGTCAAGGAGGCCGTCCTCGATTGCCGCGGGGAGGCCATCCACAAGTGA
- a CDS encoding 2-oxo acid dehydrogenase subunit E2, producing MPKLGLTMIQGKVVKWLVAEGDSVTKGQTIVQVTTEKIANVVEAPADGVVRKILVAQGATVPVLTPLAIIGSAGEDISEALKAASTAPAVSNIVAGASAPIAAAKTAAAPAGPAAQPVYPAPAGDSLKVSPIARKLAEEAGLDLSTVVGSGPAGRILREDVEKALAAKKTGPSAMNTAPAVAAATPNAGPVKASPAARKLAEEKGLDLSLIQGTGPDGRILTEDVERAAATTNLPSADQTVPASDMRMVIARRMMESMTVAAQTTISRSVNVGELVRLRESLVPRLAREGGVKLTYTDLIVRAVALSLRRHPEINVSFDGQNVTTHAEINLGIAVDLGDGLIVPVVHRADTLGLSQLSARIKGLAEMARRGALEPDDVVGNTLTVTNLGMFGIDVFTPIINQPESVILGVGRIADRPVVENGQVVPGKEMVLSLTHDHRVIDGATAARFLNTVVGYLEAPYTLLGLGNGL from the coding sequence ATGCCCAAACTGGGCTTGACCATGATCCAAGGCAAGGTAGTCAAGTGGCTCGTCGCTGAAGGCGACTCGGTCACCAAGGGCCAGACCATCGTCCAGGTGACCACCGAGAAGATCGCCAACGTCGTCGAGGCCCCGGCTGACGGCGTCGTTCGCAAGATCCTCGTCGCTCAAGGGGCCACCGTGCCCGTCCTAACCCCGCTGGCCATCATCGGCTCGGCCGGTGAGGACATCAGCGAGGCCCTCAAGGCGGCCTCCACCGCCCCGGCCGTTTCGAACATCGTCGCCGGCGCCTCCGCTCCCATCGCCGCTGCCAAGACTGCCGCGGCACCCGCCGGGCCCGCGGCTCAGCCGGTCTATCCGGCCCCGGCCGGCGACTCCCTGAAGGTCTCCCCCATCGCCCGCAAACTGGCTGAGGAAGCCGGTCTGGACCTATCCACCGTCGTCGGCAGCGGCCCGGCCGGACGGATCCTCCGCGAGGACGTCGAGAAGGCCCTGGCCGCCAAGAAGACCGGGCCGTCAGCCATGAACACGGCTCCCGCCGTCGCCGCCGCCACGCCCAACGCCGGCCCGGTGAAGGCCTCGCCGGCCGCCAGGAAGCTGGCTGAAGAGAAGGGCCTCGACCTGTCCCTGATCCAGGGGACCGGCCCCGACGGCCGGATCCTCACCGAGGACGTCGAGCGCGCCGCCGCCACCACCAACCTGCCCTCCGCCGATCAAACCGTCCCGGCCAGCGACATGCGGATGGTCATCGCCCGCCGGATGATGGAGAGCATGACCGTCGCCGCCCAGACCACCATCAGCCGCAGCGTCAACGTGGGCGAGCTGGTCCGGCTCCGCGAGTCCCTGGTTCCCCGCCTGGCGCGCGAGGGCGGCGTCAAGCTCACCTACACCGACCTCATCGTCAGGGCCGTGGCCCTGTCGCTCCGCCGCCACCCCGAGATCAACGTCAGCTTCGACGGCCAGAACGTGACCACCCACGCCGAGATCAACCTCGGCATCGCCGTCGACCTCGGTGACGGCCTCATCGTCCCGGTCGTCCACCGGGCCGATACCCTCGGCCTGAGCCAGCTGTCGGCCCGGATCAAGGGCCTCGCCGAGATGGCCCGCCGCGGCGCCCTCGAGCCCGACGACGTCGTCGGCAACACCCTGACGGTGACCAACCTCGGCATGTTCGGGATCGACGTCTTCACCCCCATCATCAACCAGCCCGAAAGCGTCATCCTGGGCGTCGGGCGGATCGCCGACCGGCCGGTCGTCGAGAACGGCCAGGTCGTCCCAGGCAAGGAAATGGTCCTCAGCCTGACCCACGACCACCGGGTCATCGACGGGGCCACGGCCGCCCGCTTCCTCAATACCGTCGTCGGCTACCTCGAAGCCCCGTACACTCTGCTCGGTCTGGGGAATGGGTTATGA
- a CDS encoding amidohydrolase: MYDLLIKNAHVVTLNAKREIIFPGAVAITGDSIAAVGKVSDFDGAEARRVIDATGSAVFPGFVNTHTHLFQSLLKGLGDDRPLSEWLVTATLPSAVRFRETEIYTSAVLGCLDALHSGTTTILDYNYCHPVPGLGDETIRGFREVGIRAILARGMTVAGEKFGIPPAMRTTAERAFADFCRLYDAYHGADNDRLRVWLAPGSVWGNTPEALRGARALATETKTGLTIHTSETPWDREAAAVEHGVTSDFAALEKARILGPDVLLVHMVHVTPEEITRAARYAVKISHNPVSNMYLASGVAPVPAMIREGLTCSLGTDGAASNNTQDMIEALKMTVLMHKVVTMDPVVITAEKVLEMATIDGARSLGMADRIGSLEPGKRADLFIFDPTRAPRSVPMHHPVSTLVYSGGVDNVATVVVDGRVLIDDGQAVTVDERAFLARAQQVSADLAERAGTAENVRRRPWRSLPQSNRRDVD; the protein is encoded by the coding sequence ATGTACGACCTGCTAATCAAGAACGCACATGTCGTGACCCTCAACGCCAAACGAGAGATCATCTTCCCCGGGGCTGTGGCCATCACCGGTGACTCGATCGCCGCCGTCGGCAAGGTTTCCGACTTCGACGGGGCCGAGGCCCGGCGGGTCATCGACGCCACCGGCTCGGCCGTCTTCCCCGGTTTCGTCAACACCCACACCCACCTCTTTCAGTCCTTGCTGAAAGGGCTGGGCGACGACCGGCCCCTCTCGGAGTGGCTGGTCACGGCCACCCTGCCGAGCGCCGTCCGCTTCCGGGAGACCGAGATCTACACCTCGGCCGTCCTCGGCTGCCTGGATGCCCTGCACAGCGGGACGACCACGATCCTCGACTACAACTACTGCCACCCCGTGCCGGGGCTCGGCGATGAGACCATCCGCGGGTTCCGCGAGGTCGGCATCCGGGCCATCCTGGCCCGCGGGATGACCGTGGCCGGTGAGAAGTTCGGCATCCCGCCCGCGATGCGCACCACGGCTGAGCGGGCCTTCGCCGATTTCTGCCGGCTATATGACGCCTATCACGGGGCCGACAACGACCGGCTCCGCGTCTGGTTGGCCCCGGGCTCAGTCTGGGGTAACACCCCCGAAGCCCTCCGCGGCGCCCGGGCCCTGGCCACTGAAACCAAGACCGGTCTGACCATCCATACCTCGGAGACCCCCTGGGACCGCGAGGCCGCGGCCGTGGAGCACGGGGTGACCAGCGACTTCGCGGCCCTGGAGAAAGCCCGCATACTTGGTCCGGATGTCCTCCTGGTCCACATGGTCCACGTCACACCGGAGGAGATCACGCGGGCCGCCCGCTACGCTGTCAAGATCTCTCACAACCCGGTCAGCAACATGTACTTGGCCTCTGGAGTCGCTCCGGTGCCGGCCATGATCCGCGAGGGTCTGACCTGCTCCCTCGGCACCGACGGGGCGGCCAGCAACAACACCCAGGACATGATCGAGGCCCTCAAGATGACCGTCCTCATGCACAAGGTGGTCACCATGGACCCGGTGGTCATCACCGCCGAGAAGGTCCTCGAGATGGCGACCATTGACGGGGCACGGTCGCTCGGGATGGCCGACCGCATCGGTTCGTTGGAACCCGGCAAACGGGCCGACCTCTTCATCTTCGACCCCACCCGGGCGCCGCGTTCGGTGCCCATGCACCACCCAGTCTCAACCCTCGTCTACTCAGGCGGCGTGGACAACGTCGCCACGGTCGTCGTGGACGGCCGCGTCCTCATCGACGACGGCCAGGCCGTCACCGTCGATGAACGGGCCTTCCTGGCCCGGGCCCAGCAGGTCTCGGCCGACCTGGCCGAGCGGGCCGGCACGGCGGAGAACGTGCGGCGCCGTCCATGGCGCTCTCTGCCCCAAAGTAACCGAAGGGACGTGGATTGA
- a CDS encoding SDR family NAD(P)-dependent oxidoreductase: MKLTGQVAIVTGAGQGVGRSIAIKFAGAGASVVLVARTQAAIDKVAEECRQKGARALAIAADVADEAAVKAIVSRTLAEFGRLDVMVNNAGVIVPAAVVDTELKDWERVIATNLTGAFLFMKYCGREMMARRQGRIVNISSAAAKVPFPGFGTYAATKAGMLGITRIMADEMKPYNVRVNAINLGLTDTPAVRGRMSVNPDDLLKPEQIADVALFLASDASSGMTGTDLDVFGNRA, encoded by the coding sequence GTGAAACTTACCGGACAGGTAGCCATCGTCACCGGCGCGGGCCAAGGGGTTGGCCGCAGCATCGCCATCAAGTTCGCCGGAGCCGGCGCGTCCGTGGTCCTCGTGGCCAGGACTCAAGCGGCCATCGATAAGGTCGCCGAGGAGTGCCGTCAGAAGGGCGCCCGGGCGCTGGCCATCGCCGCCGACGTCGCCGACGAGGCGGCGGTCAAGGCCATCGTCTCTCGGACCCTGGCCGAGTTCGGCCGGCTCGACGTGATGGTCAACAACGCCGGGGTGATCGTCCCGGCCGCCGTCGTCGACACCGAGCTCAAGGACTGGGAGCGAGTCATCGCCACCAACCTGACCGGGGCCTTCCTGTTCATGAAGTACTGCGGTCGGGAGATGATGGCCCGCCGCCAGGGCCGGATCGTCAACATCTCCTCGGCCGCGGCCAAGGTTCCCTTCCCCGGCTTTGGCACCTACGCCGCCACCAAGGCCGGGATGCTCGGGATCACCCGGATCATGGCCGATGAGATGAAGCCCTACAATGTCCGAGTGAACGCGATCAACCTCGGCCTCACCGACACGCCGGCCGTCCGCGGCCGGATGAGCGTCAATCCCGACGATCTCCTCAAGCCTGAGCAGATCGCCGATGTCGCTTTGTTCCTGGCCTCCGACGCGTCCTCCGGGATGACCGGGACGGACCTCGATGTCTTCGGGAATCGTGCCTGA